A window from Chelmon rostratus isolate fCheRos1 chromosome 13, fCheRos1.pri, whole genome shotgun sequence encodes these proteins:
- the si:dkey-251i10.3 gene encoding U3 small nucleolar RNA-associated protein 14 homolog A, translating into MAKVSKKKATKKGLKKRSDVSDEKPEVMYDDDDDEDFKAADENITSEEEEDGEDERKRQKLLEAISSLGGKRKKSLGERSEAAVQMSEFTVNAEGEGDKIDLSDLIGTMEKTPAVSTKTKRQLKNLQRSKTTMSCPLSKQESERIQRDVAFQKAATEVTQWNSIIKQNQRAEQLVFPLNQEPSGPKPMERVVTGWKARTPLEEEIFALLSTNKQPINDPILTPAEETSMRAMSLEEAKIRRAELQKTRALQSYYEAKARRERKIKSKKYHKVHNKAKRKEFLKQFDEMVKTDPAAALEELNKMELARMQERMSLKHQNSGKWAKSKAIMAKYDEGARKAMQQQLEVNKELTQKMVTSLNNEEEEEEEAGDVEVLPDFVNDAEQGLDSTNPWMRGKLSEDPAEKEITVNLTADEPGAARSIAEEEEDEEEEAEEEVLLREFDSRRKLRRAQEADTVPVISVDDDDDDDDEEEEEMKENKTAAEEPDASDKEEEELLEFTSLLQGRREAEAENAEAAAAGSHRDTSPQLDEGLTRIRTLEDMELLSQEDSAADKAPVQTPAAENRPSETQQVGKNRKRKRGIELKEVLTKETGVLQVPLAPTIEDSEDSDEKLDQRSLIKEAFAGDDVISDFLKDKKKQEDAGKPQVVDLTLPGWGEWGGTGLKPSRFKRKKFRIKAAAPPPRKDQHLPSIIISEERNSSLSLHQVSSLPFPFQNHAQFENTIRSPLGRTWNTERTVQKISKARVVTQLGAIIEPMTREELMKDKTKVSAGSTSDVAKRKH; encoded by the coding sequence ATGGCCAAAGTTTCTAAGAAGAAAGCGACTAAGAAGGGTTTGAAGAAGCGCTCCGATGTGAGCGACGAGAAGCCTGAAGTGATGtacgacgacgacgacgacgaagATTTCAAAGCAGCCGATGAGAACATcaccagtgaggaggaggaggacggcgAAGATGAGCGAAAACGCCAAAAGCTGCTGGAAGCCATCAGCTCACTCGgtgggaagaggaagaaaagtctGGGGGAGAGGTCCGAGGCGGCCGTCCAGATGTCCGAGTTTACTGTCAACGCCGAGGGGGAGGGCGACAAGATCGACCTGTCGGACCTCATCGGGACGATGGAGAAAACCCCCGCCGTCTCGACCAAGACCAAGAGGCAGCTGAAGAACCTGCAGCGGAGCAAAACGACCATGTCCTGCCCTCTTAGCAAGcaggagagtgagaggatcCAGAGAGATGTGGCCTTCCAGAAGGCAGCCACGGAGGTGACCCAATGGAATAGTATCATCAAGCAGAACCAGAGGGCCGAGCAGCTGGTCTTCCCCCTGAACCAGGAGCCCTCCGGACCCAAACCCATGGAGAGGGTGGTGACCGGCTGGAAGGCGCGAACCCCGCTCGAGGAGGAGATCTTCGCTCTCCTGTCCACCAACAAGCAGCCCATCAATGACCCCATCCTGACCCCTGCTGAGGAGACCTCCATGAGGGCGATGAGCCTGGAGGAGGCCAAGATCCGCcgggcagagctgcagaaaaccCGGGCCCTGCAGTCCTACTACGAGGCCAAGGCccgcagagagaggaagatcaaGAGCAAGAAATACCACAAAGTGCACAACAAGGCCAAGCGTAAAGAGTTCCTGAAGCAGTTCGACGAGATGGTGAAGACGGACCCGGCCGCCGCCCTCGAAGAGCTGAATAAGATGGAGCTCGCCAGGATGCAGGAGAGGATGTCGCTCAAGCACCAGAACAGCGGCAAGTGGGCCAAGTCGAAGGCGATCATGGCCAAATACGACGAGGGGGCCCGCAAAgccatgcagcagcagctggaggtgaaCAAAGAGCTGACCCAGAAGATGGTGACCTCGCTGAataatgaggaagaggaggaggaggaggcaggtgaTGTAGAAGTGCTGCCTGACTTTGTTAATGATGCAGAGCAAGGACTGGATTCGACAAATCCCTGGATGAGAGGCAAGCTGTCCGAAGATCCCGCAGAGAAAGAGATAACTGTGAATCTGACAGCAGACGAGCCTGGAGCAGCCAGAAGTAtagctgaggaagaggaggatgaggaggaagaagcagaggaggaagtgctCCTCAGAGAGTTTGATAGCAGGAGGAAACTGCGTCGGGCGCAGGAGGCTGACACAGTTCCTGTAATAtctgtggatgatgatgatgatgatgatgatgaggaggaggaggagatgaaggagaataaaactgcagcagaggagccaGATGcttcagacaaagaggaagaggagctttTAGAGTTCACAAGTCTTCTCCAAGGCCGGAGGGAGGCTGAAGCAGAGAACGCTGAAGCGGCAGCAGCCGGCAGCCACAGAGACACCTCGCCACAGCTGGACGAAGGGCTGACGCGGATCAGGACTCTGGAGGACATGGAGCTCCTCAGTCAGGAGGACTCAGCCGCTGATAAAGCACCTGTTCAGACCCCAGCAGCAGAAAACCGGCCATCTGAAACTCAGCAGgtgggaaaaaacagaaaaagaaagcgAGGGATTGAGCTAAAAGAAGTTCTCACCAAAGAGACAGGAGTCCTCCAGGTCCCGCTCGCTCCAACCATTGAGGACTCTGAGGACTCGGATGAAAAGCTGGACCAGAGGAGCCTCATTAAAGAGGCCTTCGCTGGAGACGACGTCATCTCAGACTTCCTCAAGGacaagaagaagcaggaggacGCCGGGAAGCCACAGGTGGTGGACTTGACGCTGCCTGGGTGGGGCGAGTGGGGAGGGACGGGCCTCAAGCCGTCCCGCTTCAAACGCAAGAAGTTCAGGATCAAGGCGGCAGCGCCCCCACCCAGGAAAGACCAGCATCTGCCCAGCATCATCAtctcagaggagagaaacagctCCCTCAGCCTCCACCAGGTGAGCTCGCTGCCCTTCCCCTTCCAGAACCACGCGCAGTTCGAGAACACCATCCGTTCTCCGCTGGGCCGCACCTGGAACACCGAGCGCACCGTTCAAAAGATCAGCAAGGCCAGGGTGGTGACCCAGCTGGGCGCCATCATCGAGCCCATGACCCGGGAGGAGCTGATGAAGGACAAGACGAAGGTGTCTGCAGGGAGCACGAGTGATGTGgcgaaaagaaaacactga